In Saccharomonospora marina XMU15, one genomic interval encodes:
- a CDS encoding branched-chain amino acid ABC transporter permease, translated as MSYLLSQLVNGLSLGLVLGLIAVGFVVVFKATGVLNLAHGSVLLLGAYLVAKLHEPLGFWLAAAAGVLGAAAVAALINTLLVRRVAEPNPGTFAILTIGVDILLLTELTREIGNDVLSNGAPWGADVVEFAGVTLPASRAIAAVLAIVLFGVLGLLAARTDWGIGMRAAAADGDTASLMGIRLSRTSATGWALAGAFAAIAGVFLTSFPATGVTPSVSLVALAAIPAWVLGGFDSIPGAIVGGLVIGVAQALAVGYESQLHFLGRGFGEVVPYAVMLLVLLVRPQGLFGGKEAIRV; from the coding sequence GTGAGCTACCTGCTGAGCCAACTGGTCAACGGACTGTCGCTGGGCCTTGTGCTCGGGCTGATCGCGGTCGGGTTCGTCGTCGTCTTCAAGGCGACCGGCGTGCTCAACCTCGCGCACGGCTCGGTGCTGCTGCTCGGCGCCTACCTCGTCGCGAAGCTGCACGAACCGCTGGGGTTCTGGCTCGCGGCGGCAGCCGGGGTACTCGGTGCCGCGGCCGTCGCCGCGCTCATCAACACGCTGCTGGTGCGCCGCGTCGCCGAGCCCAATCCGGGCACCTTCGCGATTCTCACCATCGGCGTCGACATCCTGCTGCTGACGGAGCTGACCCGCGAGATCGGCAACGACGTACTCAGCAACGGCGCGCCGTGGGGTGCGGACGTGGTGGAGTTCGCCGGGGTGACGCTTCCCGCGTCCAGGGCCATCGCGGCGGTGCTGGCGATCGTGTTGTTCGGCGTGCTCGGGTTGCTCGCCGCGCGCACCGACTGGGGCATCGGAATGCGGGCCGCCGCGGCGGACGGCGACACCGCGTCGCTGATGGGTATCCGGCTCAGCCGCACCAGCGCGACGGGCTGGGCGCTGGCGGGAGCGTTCGCCGCCATCGCGGGCGTCTTCCTCACCTCCTTCCCCGCCACCGGTGTGACCCCCAGCGTCTCGCTCGTCGCGCTGGCCGCGATCCCGGCCTGGGTACTCGGTGGCTTCGACTCCATCCCCGGCGCGATCGTCGGTGGGCTGGTGATCGGGGTCGCGCAGGCGCTGGCCGTGGGCTACGAGTCGCAGCTGCACTTCCTCGGCCGAGGGTTCGGCGAGGTCGTCCCGTACGCGGTGATGCTGCTGGTGCTGCTGGTGCGCCCGCAGGGACTCTTCGGTGGAAAGGAGGCCATCCGTGTCTGA
- the polA gene encoding DNA polymerase I, whose product MSPQQNTSVANDTSRLLLIDGHSMAYRAFFAVPADRFRTSTGQVTNAVFGFTSMLINLLRDESPTHVAVAFDVSRKTFRSEAFADYKANRLTTPDDFKGQVELIKEILAALAIPVLEKEGFEADDIIATLTTQATPEFQVLICTGDRDTLQLVNGSVTVLYPRKGVSDLVRFDPDAVLEKYGLSPSQYPDFAALRGDPSDNLPGIPGVGEKTAAKWIKQFGSLGELVDRVDEVKGKVGDALRAHLDAVLLNRQLTELVRDVPLDTAPEDLAVRPWDRDAVHRLFDELEFRVLRDRLFATLSSAEPEAEEGFEVSGGALEPGTLGDWLDRHARAGGTVGLSLRTTGASVNSDLLSLSLAAPDGEGAYVAVAELAERDEKALVAWLADGTVRKVGHALKVPLHAVLARGWTLAGLAMDTELAAYLVRPGQRSFELEDLVLRYLRRELRSEGSGEGGQLSLLDTDDADTQLVHGELVRARAVAELAATLSDELGKIGAAKLLEEIELPLLAVITELEAAGIAVDADALTTLEAHYAARVKQATEQAHQVIGKQINLGSPKQLQVVLFDELGMPKTKRTKTGYTTDADALQTLYEKTEHPFLEHLLEHRDATRLRSTVEGLIKSIADDGRIHTTLHQTIAATGRLSSVDPNLQNIPIRTDEGRRIREAFVVGPGYSELMTADYSQIEMRIMAHLSADAALIESFQSGFDFHAATAARVFGVEPGEVTSEQRAKIKAMNYGLAYGLSAYGLSQQLRISTEEARGLMDEYFARFGGVRDYLHTVVDKAAKIGYTETIFGRRRYLPDLTSDNRQRREMAERMALNAPIQGSAADIIKVAMLGVHRALGESGLRSRMLLQVHDELVLEVADNEHADVETLVRKEMGAACELAVPLEVSVGFGRSWNDAAH is encoded by the coding sequence GTGAGCCCCCAGCAGAACACCTCCGTAGCCAACGACACATCCCGGCTGCTGCTCATCGACGGGCACTCGATGGCGTACCGGGCCTTCTTCGCGGTGCCTGCCGACCGCTTCCGCACCTCCACAGGGCAGGTGACCAACGCGGTGTTCGGGTTCACCTCGATGCTGATCAACCTGTTGCGAGACGAGAGTCCGACGCACGTGGCCGTGGCCTTCGACGTCTCGCGCAAGACGTTTCGCTCCGAGGCCTTCGCCGACTACAAGGCCAACCGGCTGACCACCCCGGACGACTTCAAGGGCCAGGTCGAGCTGATCAAGGAGATCCTGGCGGCGCTGGCGATCCCGGTGCTGGAGAAGGAAGGCTTCGAGGCCGACGACATCATCGCCACGCTGACCACGCAGGCGACGCCGGAGTTTCAGGTGCTCATCTGTACCGGCGACCGCGACACCCTGCAGCTCGTGAACGGCTCGGTCACGGTGCTGTACCCGCGTAAGGGCGTTTCGGACCTGGTGCGCTTCGACCCCGACGCGGTGCTGGAGAAGTACGGTCTCTCGCCGTCGCAGTACCCGGATTTCGCCGCGCTGCGCGGCGACCCGTCCGACAACCTGCCGGGAATCCCCGGCGTGGGGGAGAAGACCGCCGCCAAGTGGATCAAGCAGTTCGGCAGCCTCGGTGAGCTGGTGGACCGGGTCGACGAAGTCAAGGGCAAGGTCGGCGACGCGTTACGGGCTCACCTCGACGCGGTACTGCTGAACCGTCAGCTCACCGAGTTGGTCAGGGACGTGCCGCTGGACACGGCGCCGGAAGACCTCGCGGTGCGGCCGTGGGACCGCGACGCCGTGCACCGGCTGTTCGACGAGTTGGAGTTCCGGGTGCTGCGCGACCGGCTGTTCGCCACGCTGTCCAGCGCCGAACCGGAGGCCGAGGAGGGTTTCGAGGTCTCGGGTGGCGCGCTGGAGCCTGGCACGCTCGGCGACTGGCTGGACCGGCATGCCCGTGCGGGCGGCACGGTGGGGCTGTCGCTGCGGACCACGGGCGCGTCGGTGAACTCCGACCTGCTTTCGCTGTCGCTGGCCGCGCCCGACGGCGAAGGCGCCTACGTCGCGGTCGCCGAGTTGGCCGAACGCGACGAGAAGGCACTGGTGGCATGGCTGGCCGACGGAACCGTTCGCAAGGTCGGCCACGCGCTGAAGGTGCCGCTGCACGCCGTGCTGGCAAGGGGCTGGACTCTGGCGGGGCTGGCGATGGACACCGAACTGGCCGCCTACCTGGTGCGCCCTGGGCAACGCTCGTTCGAGCTGGAAGACCTGGTGCTGCGCTACCTGCGCCGTGAGCTGCGCTCCGAGGGTTCCGGCGAGGGCGGCCAGCTGTCCCTGCTCGACACCGACGATGCCGACACCCAACTCGTGCACGGCGAGCTGGTGCGGGCCAGGGCGGTGGCGGAGCTGGCGGCGACACTGTCGGACGAACTCGGCAAGATCGGCGCGGCGAAGTTGCTCGAGGAGATCGAACTGCCGCTGCTGGCCGTCATCACCGAACTCGAGGCGGCGGGCATCGCGGTGGACGCCGACGCGCTGACCACGCTCGAAGCCCACTACGCGGCCCGAGTCAAGCAGGCGACCGAGCAGGCACACCAGGTGATCGGCAAGCAGATCAACCTGGGCTCGCCCAAGCAGCTGCAGGTGGTGCTGTTCGACGAGCTGGGCATGCCGAAGACCAAGCGCACCAAGACCGGCTACACCACCGACGCCGACGCGCTGCAAACCCTGTACGAGAAGACCGAGCATCCGTTCCTGGAGCACCTGCTGGAACACCGCGACGCCACCAGGCTGCGCAGCACGGTGGAGGGTCTGATCAAGTCGATCGCCGACGACGGCCGCATCCACACCACGCTGCACCAGACCATCGCCGCGACCGGGCGGCTGTCGTCGGTCGATCCCAACCTGCAGAACATCCCGATCAGGACCGACGAGGGGCGCCGGATCAGGGAGGCCTTCGTGGTCGGCCCCGGTTACTCGGAGCTGATGACGGCCGACTACAGCCAGATCGAGATGCGCATCATGGCGCACCTGTCGGCCGACGCAGCGTTGATCGAGTCGTTCCAGTCCGGATTCGACTTCCACGCAGCGACGGCTGCCCGCGTGTTCGGTGTCGAACCCGGCGAGGTGACCAGCGAGCAACGGGCGAAGATCAAGGCGATGAACTACGGGCTCGCCTACGGCCTTTCCGCGTACGGGCTGTCCCAGCAGTTGCGTATCTCCACCGAGGAGGCACGCGGGCTGATGGACGAGTACTTCGCCAGGTTCGGCGGGGTCCGCGACTACCTGCACACCGTGGTGGACAAGGCCGCCAAGATCGGGTACACGGAAACGATCTTCGGTCGCCGCCGCTACCTGCCCGACCTCACCAGCGACAACCGGCAGCGCCGCGAGATGGCGGAGCGAATGGCGCTCAACGCGCCCATCCAGGGCAGCGCCGCCGACATCATCAAGGTCGCGATGCTCGGGGTGCACCGCGCGCTCGGCGAGTCCGGGCTGCGCAGCCGGATGCTGCTGCAGGTCCACGACGAACTGGTGCTCGAGGTCGCCGACAACGAGCACGCCGATGTCGAGACACTGGTGCGCAAGGAGATGGGCGCGGCTTGCGAACTGGCCGTCCCGCTGGAGGTCTCGGTCGGCTTCGGCCGGTCGTGGAACGACGCGGCGCACTAG
- a CDS encoding PaaI family thioesterase, which produces MTEHVSEEQIREQLAGINPEVAEQQLNDKVGLTFVELSAERVVGTMPVAGNLQPYGLLHGGANAVLAEALGSTVAALNAGAGRATMGLELSCTHHRAAVKGLVTGVATPLHVGRGTITAEIVITDESGRRTCTARLTCIVRDKPPTG; this is translated from the coding sequence GTGACCGAGCACGTGTCCGAAGAGCAGATCCGCGAGCAACTCGCGGGGATCAACCCCGAGGTCGCGGAGCAGCAACTCAACGACAAGGTCGGGCTCACCTTCGTGGAACTGAGTGCGGAGCGGGTGGTGGGCACGATGCCGGTCGCGGGCAACCTCCAGCCGTACGGGCTACTGCACGGCGGCGCGAACGCGGTGCTGGCCGAGGCGCTCGGTTCGACCGTCGCCGCGCTGAACGCGGGCGCGGGCCGCGCCACCATGGGGTTGGAACTGTCCTGCACGCACCACCGCGCCGCGGTGAAGGGCCTCGTCACCGGAGTGGCCACCCCGCTGCACGTGGGGCGCGGCACCATCACCGCCGAGATCGTCATCACCGACGAATCCGGCAGGCGGACCTGCACCGCCCGGCTGACCTGCATCGTGCGGGACAAGCCGCCGACCGGCTAG
- the rpsA gene encoding 30S ribosomal protein S1 — protein MTIDTTTAPTSAPQAQQVAVNDIGTEEDFLAAIDKTIKYFNDGDIVEGTIVKVDRDEVLLDIGYKTEGVIPSRELSIKHDVDPAEVVAVGDAVEALVLQKEDKEGRLILSKKRAQYERAWGTIEELKDKDEPVSGTVIEVVKGGLILDIGLRGFLPASLVEMRRVRDLQPYVGRELEAKIIELDKNRNNVVLSRRAYLEQTQSEVRSEFLNALAKGQVRKGVVSSIVNFGAFVDLGGVDGLVHVSELSWKHIDHPSEVVEVGQEVTVEVLDVDMDRERVSLSLKATQEDPWRQFARTHAIGQIVPGKVTKLVPFGAFVRVEEGIEGLVHISELAERHVEIPEQVVQVGTEVMVKVIDIDLERRRISLSLKQANEGFTSDSDFDPTQYGMAAEYDEQGNYIYPEGFDPDTQEWQEGYDKQREEWEKQYAEAHARYEQHMRQVAEAAQANAAAAAEGGNAGGEQNYSSAQPEQEQRASGGTLASDEQLAALREKLSGGA, from the coding sequence ATGACCATCGACACCACCACCGCCCCGACGTCCGCCCCACAGGCGCAGCAGGTCGCCGTGAACGACATCGGGACGGAGGAAGACTTCCTCGCAGCTATCGACAAGACAATCAAATACTTCAACGATGGCGACATCGTCGAAGGCACCATCGTCAAGGTCGATCGCGACGAAGTGCTGCTCGACATCGGCTACAAGACCGAGGGTGTCATCCCCTCCCGCGAGCTGTCCATCAAGCACGATGTCGACCCGGCAGAGGTTGTCGCCGTCGGTGACGCGGTGGAGGCCCTTGTTCTGCAGAAGGAGGACAAGGAAGGCCGCCTGATCCTGTCGAAGAAGCGCGCGCAGTACGAGCGCGCCTGGGGCACCATCGAGGAGCTCAAGGACAAGGACGAGCCGGTCAGCGGCACCGTCATCGAGGTCGTCAAGGGCGGCCTCATCCTGGACATCGGCCTGCGCGGGTTCCTGCCTGCGTCGCTGGTGGAGATGCGCCGCGTGCGCGACCTGCAGCCCTACGTGGGCCGCGAACTCGAGGCCAAGATCATCGAGCTGGACAAGAACCGCAACAACGTGGTGCTGTCCCGCAGGGCCTACCTGGAGCAGACCCAGTCCGAGGTGCGCAGCGAGTTCCTCAACGCGCTCGCCAAGGGCCAGGTCCGCAAGGGCGTCGTTTCGTCGATCGTCAACTTCGGTGCGTTCGTCGACCTCGGCGGTGTCGACGGTCTGGTCCACGTGTCCGAGCTGTCCTGGAAGCACATCGACCACCCCAGCGAGGTCGTCGAGGTGGGCCAGGAGGTCACCGTCGAGGTGTTGGACGTCGACATGGACCGCGAGCGCGTCTCGCTTTCGCTGAAGGCCACCCAGGAAGACCCGTGGCGGCAGTTCGCCCGCACCCATGCGATCGGGCAGATCGTGCCGGGCAAGGTCACCAAGCTCGTCCCGTTCGGCGCGTTCGTTCGCGTCGAGGAGGGTATCGAGGGTCTGGTGCACATCTCCGAGTTGGCCGAGCGTCACGTGGAGATCCCCGAGCAGGTGGTGCAGGTCGGAACCGAGGTCATGGTCAAGGTCATCGACATCGACCTGGAACGGCGCCGGATCTCGCTGTCGCTGAAGCAGGCGAACGAGGGCTTCACCTCCGACTCCGACTTCGACCCGACCCAGTACGGCATGGCCGCCGAGTACGACGAGCAGGGCAACTACATCTACCCCGAGGGCTTCGACCCCGACACGCAGGAGTGGCAGGAAGGCTACGACAAGCAGCGTGAGGAGTGGGAGAAGCAGTACGCCGAGGCGCATGCTCGCTACGAGCAGCACATGCGTCAGGTCGCCGAGGCCGCGCAGGCCAACGCGGCCGCGGCCGCCGAGGGTGGCAACGCGGGCGGTGAGCAGAACTACAGCTCCGCGCAGCCCGAGCAGGAGCAGCGGGCCAGCGGTGGAACGCTCGCCAGCGACGAGCAGCTGGCGGCTCTGCGGGAGAAGCTCTCCGGCGGTGCGTGA
- the coaE gene encoding dephospho-CoA kinase yields MLRVGLTGGIGAGKSTVAARLAEHGAVLIDADRIAREVVEPGTEGLAELVAAFGPDILTSEGALDRQALAAKAFADDDSRLRLNSIVHPRIGARTAELMAAAAPDAVLVHDVPLLVEGNLAPAYHLVIVVDADEDVRVRRLVESRGMAEDDARARIAAQADTEQRRAVADVWLDNGGPRDVVLAEVDALWADRLVPFEANLRLRRPRRPASPVLVEPDPSWPRQAERALARIRLAAGERALRVDHIGSTAVPGLLAKDVLDLQLTVSTLDEADALTDALADAGFPPMSGQWFDEAHAEPGRWEKRVHVGADPGRPVNLHVRATTNPAWRLALLFRDWLSANPDERDGYVELKRALAGKHAADGTTEHYAAEKQGWIGAAFERAGRWADETGWTS; encoded by the coding sequence ATGCTGCGAGTGGGTTTGACCGGCGGGATAGGCGCGGGCAAGTCGACCGTCGCCGCACGGCTGGCCGAGCACGGCGCCGTGCTCATCGACGCCGACCGGATCGCCAGGGAGGTGGTCGAGCCGGGAACGGAAGGGCTGGCCGAGTTGGTCGCCGCCTTCGGGCCCGACATCCTCACCTCCGAGGGTGCGCTGGATCGGCAGGCGCTGGCCGCGAAGGCGTTCGCCGACGACGACTCCCGGCTGCGACTCAACTCGATCGTGCATCCGCGCATCGGGGCCCGCACCGCCGAACTCATGGCTGCGGCGGCACCCGACGCGGTCCTGGTGCACGACGTCCCGCTGCTCGTCGAGGGCAATCTCGCGCCCGCCTACCACCTGGTGATCGTCGTGGACGCCGACGAGGACGTACGGGTTCGCCGCCTCGTGGAGTCGAGGGGCATGGCCGAGGACGACGCCCGCGCCCGGATCGCGGCACAGGCGGACACCGAGCAACGGCGCGCGGTCGCCGACGTGTGGCTGGACAACGGTGGCCCGCGCGACGTCGTACTGGCCGAGGTGGACGCGTTGTGGGCCGACCGGCTCGTCCCGTTCGAGGCGAACCTGCGGTTGCGCAGGCCGCGCAGGCCCGCCTCACCGGTGCTGGTGGAGCCCGACCCCAGCTGGCCGAGGCAGGCCGAGCGGGCGCTGGCCCGGATCAGGCTCGCGGCAGGGGAGCGGGCACTGCGGGTGGACCACATCGGTTCCACGGCGGTGCCGGGGCTGCTCGCCAAGGACGTGCTCGACCTCCAACTGACGGTGTCCACACTGGACGAAGCCGACGCGCTGACCGACGCGCTCGCCGATGCCGGGTTCCCGCCCATGAGCGGGCAGTGGTTCGACGAGGCGCACGCAGAACCCGGCCGGTGGGAGAAGCGGGTACACGTCGGAGCCGACCCCGGCAGGCCGGTGAACCTGCACGTGCGCGCCACGACCAACCCGGCATGGCGGCTGGCGCTGCTGTTTCGCGACTGGTTGAGTGCCAACCCCGACGAACGCGACGGCTACGTCGAGCTGAAGCGTGCGCTGGCGGGCAAACACGCCGCCGACGGCACCACCGAGCACTACGCGGCCGAGAAGCAGGGCTGGATCGGCGCGGCGTTCGAGCGAGCGGGCCGGTGGGCCGACGAGACCGGCTGGACGTCGTAG
- a CDS encoding PaaX family transcriptional regulator yields MSGPREGEGVRRNRRPQQLLLAFLGSLVLDSDCPPLSTRVFLHVLGDLGVAEAAARATLARMTRKGMLERTQEGRTARYGLTPAAEKLLRQAKERVNSPRPFTHADGEWTLLSYSMPESRRDLRHQIRARLAWAGFGGLRDGLWIAPGRVDIAEVFAGEQFAEVTGVADAFLAAPMSGTDVSALLRKAWDIEAIRAEHESFIAAWRSDRGRKGRWIPRLTLLGADWLQLLRTDPGLPASHLPGDWPAPDSAELYRERFDELEPHASAWLRELLQSDAGRR; encoded by the coding sequence ATGAGCGGGCCACGCGAGGGCGAGGGCGTGCGCAGGAACCGCCGCCCGCAGCAGCTGCTGCTGGCCTTCCTCGGTTCGCTGGTGCTCGACAGCGACTGCCCCCCGCTCAGCACGCGCGTGTTCCTGCACGTGCTCGGTGACCTCGGCGTCGCCGAGGCGGCAGCCCGTGCCACGCTCGCGCGCATGACCCGCAAGGGGATGCTGGAGCGTACGCAGGAAGGCCGCACGGCCAGGTACGGGCTCACCCCCGCCGCCGAGAAGCTGCTCAGGCAGGCCAAGGAACGGGTCAACTCTCCCCGGCCGTTCACTCACGCCGACGGGGAGTGGACGCTGCTGAGCTACTCGATGCCGGAAAGCAGGCGCGACCTGCGCCACCAGATCCGTGCCCGGCTGGCGTGGGCGGGCTTCGGCGGGCTGCGTGACGGGCTGTGGATCGCGCCGGGCAGGGTCGACATCGCCGAGGTGTTCGCAGGCGAGCAGTTCGCCGAGGTGACCGGTGTCGCCGACGCGTTCCTTGCCGCACCGATGAGCGGCACCGACGTCAGCGCCCTGCTGCGCAAGGCATGGGACATCGAAGCGATCCGCGCCGAACACGAGTCTTTCATCGCCGCGTGGCGATCTGACCGGGGCAGGAAGGGCCGCTGGATTCCTCGGCTGACGCTGCTGGGTGCCGACTGGCTGCAACTGCTACGCACCGACCCGGGATTGCCCGCGTCTCACCTGCCCGGCGACTGGCCCGCTCCTGACTCGGCCGAGTTGTACCGGGAGCGTTTCGACGAACTGGAACCGCACGCCTCGGCGTGGCTTCGGGAACTGCTGCAGTCCGACGCCGGTCGCCGCTGA
- a CDS encoding ATP-binding cassette domain-containing protein, whose translation MPTQLSDECDPVTGAAQGGRREPFGPPEDPLLAVADLEVRYDGAVQALRGVSLWVPRGSVVAVLGSNGAGKTTLLRAISGSLGNVGGAVTAGSIHFDGKPITGGAAAETMRSGLVQVPEGRRVFRDLTVEENLRAGGFAVRDRAAKREALTRVFDLFPVLARRRRQRGGLLSGGEQQMLAMGRALMSAPRLLLLDEPSLGLAPQLVHQIGELITEINEQGTSVLLIEQNAAMGLRVSDVAFVLEVGTVTAAGPAEELAATDEVRQRYLGGTGPVPEAAPDGEQAQRAQAGDIGELAAVMHAGAKRETASSRPLRVDNLTVRFGGITALSAVSFDIAPGTVHALIGPNGAGKSTCINVLGGAYRATEGAVHYGEHKLTDLRPHRIADLGVARTFQNISLSLELTVEDNLLTGRHRLMRGGVLGAGLRLPGTRREEREHRAQVGRVAELLGIEHLLQREVHTLSYGDRKRVELGRALCAEPTLLLLDEPVAGMNHGESQDMAATIAAVQRELGISILLVEHDMPFVMGLAERITVLDFGKCIADGTPDEVRRDPEVVRAYLGTEAA comes from the coding sequence ATGCCGACGCAACTCAGCGACGAGTGCGATCCCGTGACCGGCGCTGCCCAAGGCGGGCGGCGGGAACCGTTCGGGCCGCCCGAGGACCCGTTGCTGGCCGTGGCCGATCTCGAGGTCCGCTACGACGGCGCGGTGCAGGCTCTGCGCGGGGTGTCACTGTGGGTGCCGCGCGGGTCGGTGGTCGCGGTGCTCGGCAGCAACGGCGCGGGCAAGACCACGCTGCTGCGGGCGATCTCGGGATCACTCGGCAACGTGGGCGGTGCGGTGACCGCGGGCTCCATCCACTTCGACGGCAAGCCGATCACCGGCGGCGCGGCCGCGGAAACCATGCGGTCGGGGCTGGTGCAGGTGCCGGAGGGCCGCCGGGTGTTCCGGGACCTCACGGTCGAGGAGAACCTGCGCGCGGGTGGGTTCGCGGTACGCGACCGCGCGGCGAAGCGGGAAGCGTTGACCCGGGTGTTCGACCTGTTCCCCGTGCTCGCCCGTCGCCGCCGCCAGCGTGGCGGGCTGCTCTCCGGCGGTGAGCAGCAGATGCTGGCCATGGGCAGAGCGCTGATGAGCGCACCCCGGCTGTTGCTGCTCGACGAGCCGTCGCTGGGGCTGGCCCCGCAGTTGGTGCACCAGATCGGCGAGCTGATCACCGAGATCAACGAGCAGGGCACCTCGGTGCTGCTGATCGAACAGAACGCGGCGATGGGGCTTCGGGTGTCCGATGTGGCCTTCGTGCTCGAGGTGGGAACGGTCACCGCCGCCGGTCCCGCCGAAGAACTCGCGGCCACCGACGAGGTCAGGCAACGCTACCTGGGTGGCACCGGTCCGGTGCCCGAAGCGGCTCCCGACGGCGAGCAGGCGCAGCGGGCGCAGGCAGGAGACATCGGCGAACTGGCCGCCGTCATGCATGCGGGGGCCAAACGGGAAACGGCGAGTTCGCGGCCGCTGCGGGTGGACAACCTCACCGTCCGGTTCGGCGGTATCACCGCGCTTTCCGCAGTGTCGTTCGACATCGCGCCGGGCACCGTGCACGCTCTCATCGGCCCCAACGGCGCAGGCAAGTCCACCTGCATCAACGTGCTCGGTGGCGCCTACCGTGCCACCGAGGGTGCGGTCCACTACGGCGAGCACAAGCTGACCGACCTGCGCCCACACCGCATCGCGGACCTGGGCGTGGCGCGCACCTTCCAGAACATCTCGCTGTCGCTGGAGTTGACGGTGGAGGACAACCTGCTGACCGGCAGGCACCGGCTGATGCGCGGCGGCGTGCTCGGGGCGGGACTCCGGTTGCCCGGCACGCGCAGGGAGGAGCGGGAGCACCGGGCGCAGGTCGGCAGGGTGGCCGAGTTGCTCGGCATCGAGCACCTGCTGCAGCGGGAGGTGCACACGCTGTCCTACGGCGACCGCAAGCGTGTGGAACTCGGCAGGGCACTGTGCGCGGAGCCGACCCTGCTGCTGCTGGACGAGCCGGTTGCCGGGATGAACCACGGCGAGTCGCAGGACATGGCGGCGACGATCGCCGCGGTGCAGCGGGAACTGGGAATCTCGATCCTGCTGGTGGAGCACGACATGCCGTTCGTGATGGGACTGGCCGAGCGGATCACCGTGCTCGACTTCGGCAAGTGCATCGCCGACGGCACACCGGACGAAGTGCGGCGCGACCCCGAGGTCGTGCGGGCGTATCTGGGGACGGAGGCCGCGTGA
- a CDS encoding class I SAM-dependent methyltransferase has product MSDSVPGSRHADAESLLGTARVSHRPVGSAEATSANRAWWDADAEAYLAEHEDFLGQVDFVWCPEGLREADAGLLGEVTGKDVLEVGCGSAPCARWLVAQGARVVAFDLSCAMLRHAAEADASTGLRPALLQASAERLPLASSRFDAACSAFGAVPFVADLDAVFAEVARVLRPGGRWVFAVTHPIRWIFPDDPGPLGLTAAQPYFDRTPYVEVNEDGDATYVEYHRTVGDYVRALDRAGLRLVDLVEPEWPVGHTRVWGQWSPLRGRLFPGTAIFSTVLGP; this is encoded by the coding sequence GTGTCCGATTCCGTACCAGGCTCCCGGCACGCGGACGCCGAGAGCCTGCTCGGCACCGCGCGGGTGAGCCACCGGCCGGTCGGATCGGCGGAGGCCACCTCGGCGAATCGGGCCTGGTGGGACGCCGATGCCGAGGCCTACCTCGCCGAGCACGAGGACTTCCTCGGGCAGGTCGACTTCGTGTGGTGCCCCGAGGGACTGCGCGAAGCGGACGCCGGGCTGCTCGGCGAGGTCACCGGCAAGGACGTGCTCGAGGTCGGCTGCGGGTCCGCTCCCTGCGCCCGCTGGCTGGTCGCGCAGGGCGCGCGGGTGGTGGCCTTCGACCTTTCCTGCGCCATGCTGCGCCACGCGGCCGAGGCGGACGCGAGCACCGGTCTGCGCCCCGCGCTGCTGCAGGCCAGCGCCGAGCGGTTGCCGCTGGCCTCGTCCCGCTTCGACGCGGCCTGCTCGGCCTTCGGCGCGGTACCCTTCGTCGCCGACCTCGACGCGGTGTTCGCCGAGGTCGCGCGCGTGCTGCGACCGGGAGGGCGCTGGGTGTTCGCGGTGACCCACCCGATCCGGTGGATCTTTCCCGACGATCCGGGTCCGCTGGGGCTGACCGCCGCCCAGCCGTACTTCGACCGCACGCCCTATGTCGAGGTGAACGAGGACGGCGACGCCACCTACGTCGAGTACCACCGCACGGTCGGTGACTACGTGCGCGCGCTCGACCGCGCCGGACTGCGGCTCGTCGACCTGGTGGAGCCGGAATGGCCGGTCGGGCACACCAGAGTCTGGGGCCAGTGGAGCCCGCTGCGGGGACGGCTGTTTCCCGGCACCGCGATCTTCAGCACCGTGCTCGGCCCGTGA